Within Vicia villosa cultivar HV-30 ecotype Madison, WI linkage group LG1, Vvil1.0, whole genome shotgun sequence, the genomic segment GATGGATGCAATCTTCGGTGTTGCGCCCGTGGCCTTTGTGGAATCTGCAGAATTTCGATTTATCAACGTTTGGCCGGGCGGGTATGCTTTTAGGGAATCGGACCTTGCCCGTCTGAAACTCGGAGTTTGCGCATTCGTTCAAGATGCACTCCCTTGAGGCGTTCAGCGGGGTGTACTCTCGGAATTTCCCCGCAGGGGCTTTGTAGTCCTTGGGGTCCCGAGTTTTATCATCTTTCTTTTTGTCAGTTCCCCGGCGAGACTCATCTTGGCGCACATTTTTACTGCTCTCTTCGTGCCTGGAATTGCGGATGGCGTGTGCGGCTTCTTTCTCCTCATATTGAATGTATGCTTGGGCTTTGAGGAAGAATTCTTCAAGAGTGGCTGGTGTTTCAATTCCGACGGCTTTAGCGAAGTCCGAGCGTGGTCTGAGGCCGCGCTCGAGcaagaacttcttcatatgggcaGTTGTGGATACCTGTACGGCTTCTTTATTGAATCTTTCTATGTACGCCCGTAGAGACTCGTCCTTTCCTTGGATAATGGCTTCCAAGGAGGCTTCTGACTTTTGTTGTCTTCGGGAGGCCGTGAAATGTCTGGAAAAAAGTTTTCCGAGCACCCTCCATGATGTGATGGATTTGCCTGGCAAACTTTTATACCAAGTCATGGCTCCTTTTCGCAGGGTGGTCGGGAACAAACGGCATTTAATGGCGTCGGGCACTCCTCTATAGTCGAGAAGGGCGTCAATGTTCTCAATGTGCTCGTCCGGATCTGTGGTCCCGTCATAGGTCCCTACCGGAGGGGTTTTTCGAGACCGGTTGGCAAGGGAGCCTCTAAGATTGACTGGGATAGAGGACCATGGCGCTCCTCTTCGTCGTCGCTGGCGGATGGAGGCAAAGATCGGCTCTGGCTACGCCTGCGTCGCCTCCGGTTGTCGTCGTGCTTGGCCGGAGGTGATCTAGATTTTCTTTTTGGCCGAGGGGACTGTGAACGGTGTCGGGTACGCTGCTCGCTCGACCCTTTCTTGGAAGAAGAATTCACCTTCTCCCTGGGCGTTTCTTGGTGATCATTTCATGTCGAGAACGAGTTTTGTGATCGGGGGGAGTTCTTGAGCGGCGCTTCTGCTCGAGGGCCTCGATCCGGTTACTTTGCTGTTGCAAGAGCGCATTGGTCTGGGCAAGAGCAGCTAGGACGACGTTTATGGTCTGGTCCTGAGGAGGTTGTCCTTTAGAGAGGAAAGGGTTGCCCAGACTTTCTTCGTGGTTGTCCTTCCCGCTGGTATCTTCGAAACGATGAGATTGATCATCTTGAAGATCCTTAGGGGACGGGGACGCTGTGACACCGTCTCGAGGAACGGTGTTTCTAGAGGGAGGGACGATGGAGATGTCGTTCTTCTTGAGTATTACAGCGTCTAAGGAAGAGGAATCTTCGTTATTGCCGGCCATGAGTAATGGTTTGATTAAAGCTTTGGTTCCTGGGTTCTTGCGGGAGGCAAGAATGAATCAAGAAAGTGCAAGAAGAGGAACAGGGGAGCtaggtttcccacagacggcgccattgatcctaccgagcagatcagatgaccggcaacaatgaaggcttgaagttcaGGATGACAGATGTGGAGAAAATGGTATTGTActtgcaaggcactccgatgccaaaataAGTAtatattccacaaggtacaacaaagtaatGGGGTTTTAgtggtaagaaaaagattaccttgccctctgtatgcagagggctatttataggatgttTTGGAACGGATTGGACGCCTCCTTTTAGGGTGGATATTTAGGAGACGCGTGGATTGGTTGTTTACCGAGCACGAGGGGTCCTCGTGGTCGGTTACTTGGCATGTTTGCCCAGTCTGGTCGGATGGAAACCACCACGTGCATTCTAAAACGAATTGGGCCGAAGGCGGGAATGGCCCAATTGACTAGATTGGGCCGATCCAGAACattaggcttgcatgaagtccataggtgcaTACCCTCCTTCCTtgcgtttagttggttcaacctgtcctaaaagagTAACCGGGTTtaatggtgctcatatccctgatctttctcgcgggtattgtctcaacatggcactcgatcggccagccaaaagcatccctagattccaatctcaatgagtgtagcatcgaggatcaaccggcttcagtcaggaatccaaggtcagccatctcgctacttcttataagccaaagtcaagttcaactaaggttctaagggagaattagtgcttatgacaccacgcggtagccaaacgtctcctcaatcagattcaagggccatcaggacaaaccaaagcgtcgcactaacggtggccaccagttcaaccataacgatacatgtcgtacagcctccgtggtctattgccacatacctaaggtacactagatccgggtgtaggatctttcacacagcagaatacccaaaacagcctttaaggtaaagcaaacaaatcaaacaattaaaaacatttaagtgaatcctaaacttttaaggtaacccctcttttattcgaaaataTCCCCAGCAGTGTCGCCaattttgtaatacggtgaattgacttttaaagaaatgtcacggtaagcaagagtcgccaccgacttttgttttatccaatttaatagaaaggctaaaagaacagtaaaaaccttttaaaagaagttttgagttcggggggtaggttatacaaagggaaggtttaaggcaccctttgtatccatggttatccatgggctcttaattgcttagctcactttgtttgaattgtttgaagtgtcgtgtgtgaataagaaaagattttgaataaggactttagcttgtaaataagcgtagccttttggaacttgtttgaaaaggaggtgtgaaaaagatttgaaagtttgatttgaatgtgagcaagcaattgagaaccacctaccctaagattgtcttttttgttctttaagtctttcgggcgaatgggtctatccataccatgagaaggcaggaagtctttcaattggaggtTAAGGGTCGTCGAAgttatcgttcaccataagactgtccctgccataaagagggcaggtagtctaagggaaagatataatagtcattaatctttttaggcatcatgcgaggataccttagcaatggggacaaatcatcatttaccgaggcaacttagagggacaaatttgatgatgaatgaactgagggcaacatttgctttaggtatcctcggaatcgagggacttgactattttaaaggcaaaaataataagtcaataaggcaacagtataaggcaacaggcaacaagagaggttaccctaaaggtgtgtgtgtggcacaatcaggtggttcaattcagataattatcttgtaattaattattctaattttgTTCAGAGTtccactccctagaattactaaccacgcagttataatgtAAAATGTAACAgtttttaagtgccttcaaggccaaacaatacaaaccaggagcagttacaaaatatataGCCATGGGGAAAGGGGAAAAAGCAATAAGACAACCCAATAAAATAATAGGTTAAACACAAGTAACAATATCGGAGAAATTAAAGGAGAATGTGTTTTAGGGTTACTgaaggtttgagctttaatcggttgataaccctaaaaattaatgaagaaaaaaaacaagggtgagtgcattacaaattcattagcggttgaagcaaaccctaatttaatccataaggcaaaaataaaagtaaaatgatattaaattaaataaaaaaatttaaagacttagcttttcgatctggtatggcgcgtagtcggaggatcttaGTTAACCCTGAAAAGTCAGACACAAATAAGAGAAATTTTAGTGCATGAGTGATCTAATAACAAACCTCGCAaacctgattagggcacaagttaaccatggttaaaagaaaaacctaagttaattaattattggttttcaacctaattaattaaatcgacgaaaataggttttcgattaaattatctaaccctaatgagtattttaatcaattaaaaaaaatattaatctaattaaacaattaaacaactaaattaaattaatcatttaattatttaattcaaataaaaattattattaacaattaaatcaaattaattatttaattataaaataaatattattaaaataaatgattatgattttataaaaaagaaaaaaaagaaattaaaagaaatttggtataaaaaataaattaaatagaattagtattgaataaataaaaataaaaaaattggaaaacttaGCTTGCGATCCAGTGTTGGCAGGCGTGTGAGGTCCATGGTGCATCTGCGTTTACTGGTGCGTTGGATTGAAGAAGGAGGAAATCTTAAGGCTGTGATGGCAAGGATACACCATACGCGCGCATGTGAAACACACTGGATCAACAAAGAAACAAAACTAAAGCGCGCGCTTTTCAGTTTCGAATGCGCCAATCAAACGATGACACGGCGTCATCTTCTTCACCAGCGAGGCCTGTAACTTTTGCTACGCTTTTGCTTCGATTCCGGTTCATAGCTACTCAACCTGCGAGCCCTTGGTTACGATCGTCCAAGCATCACGAGTCTAATGGTACCTGCAATTAGTTGCAATTTGTCCTAAAACGAAAAACCCCAATTCGAGGTCTCTAACCCTATCCATGGCAGATTACTCAAAACAACGTATGAACACAATTAAATTTCCAGAATCAGTCAGAGCATTGAGacaaacatgaatatgcaattaGAATTCATTAATTATGCGTGTATGATCGAATCTGATGCAAAGTTAAAAAAGCTCAAAACGTGACTTACACTGGGGTGTTCTTGATGCTTTAAGGTATGGGAATGATCGAGACAGCTTCAGGGAAGATCAATGAAGGTGTCTGAGTGCTTAATTCTCCTTGAATTGGCTTGCAACTAAGAATTCAGTTttggaattttcttgaatttttagGATTCGGGCTAGGGCTCTTGGAGGCAGAAATTCGTCCCCTATGCATCTGAATGAGTTCCCTACTTATAGTAGTACAAATTAGGTTAATAAAATTGGCTTGAATCCTTTTAAATCTTTGATTTCCAttagagaaaatttgatttgcaaTATGGCTTTAAATTTTTCCAATTATGGCCAAATTGATCCAATCTTCTTCCAATTATCATGTGCAcgaaattttattaaatattgagACAttattgatgattgtattggcTCCAAATCACATctttaccaaatatttgatttttacttgattatttcaattttatatgagtaaaaaattcatataaaattgaataaatctCATAAATTCGTGGCAATGGAATTTGATATCTTAGATGACTTGGGGAACAAGGTTGGGTTAAGAAAGATTGGGTctctttgcaagaaaatccaatttaaggtcttttgcttcacattttttccttcaaaattgcccaactttgacaaggcatatctccctcaatctttaagatatggaggagttctaggactttttggaaacctcaagatgtcctctacaagccactttggaaactttttttcatttgatgattttatcttgatgatattggctttgacaaaaaactgcttttggttgactttcaaaaaggacctataatcttttgatccatatctctcaaatgaagcatttttagacttggcttgtgagagacaaaattgtagagaattaaagttccttcgaaatgagctttgaatggaaaatttctgatgttccatgtggaagttatgactggtcaaagttcagttgactttcttctatgaaaccctaatttagaaacttttaggttttgttgatttctgctcttttcttgatgaatcatgatcaatccttgatcaaatgatgaatgatactttaaaatgaggttgttgacaaaaaatcaggagttttgactgtactttgaccactgttgacttttaggtcaaactagtcgactgttaactttttgagcaattgagtggtcaatccttggaattggaACCTgagttttgtcatggagatagtttgaaacatcataagccatatgaaatgcattggagcctttgattcattgtttttcttcagagaaatcaaaaccctaattccttgagccattgtttaggagggtgTGTCTTTGAGCATTGTACTTTGATATGAGCTTGGATAAGAGAAATGAGAtggaaaattttagggtatgacacatacaCTGCTGCACACTGAGCTTCTTGCTAGCCAACGAAATCCCCAAGTAATGAAACGGCATAGACCCTTCAGGGAACCCCGTGATGCTATTGATATCCAGCTTGGTGTCCTCATCAATCCCTCCATAATACGCTTTGCCTTTGTTTGGGTTAACAACCAGACCTGTGGAAGCTGAGAATTGGTTAAAGACATTCATAAGCAGCTTGACAGAGGTAGCATCCCCACGGGAAAACATCAACAAGTCATCTACAAAACTAAGATTCACCATCTTAATCCTTGCACACTTAGAATGATACTTATAGCCAGGGTTGGAACTCAGCTTATCCATAAGTCTCTGAAGATActccattacaagaacaaataaaAGAGGTGACAAGGGGTCGCCTTGTCGAAGCCCTCTCTTTGCTATCAGCTTCTTGGAGTATACTCCATTTATATTCACCTGATAAGATACAGTCTTTGCACAAACCATGGCCCATCTAATAAACTGAGAGGGAAAGCTCAGCTCTTTCATGATATCCTCCAATGCCTTCCAATCCAGCGTATCATACGCCTTTTGAATATCTAACTGTAGCATACACTTTGGAGGGTCACCATTCCTACTGTATCCTTTAATTATCTCAAAAGCCAGCATGATATGGTCATGTATGTGTTGACCAGGAACAAATGCTGTCTGGCTCAGGTGGATGATGTTGTTCAGAACACCACTAAGCCTTCTAGCCAAAATCTTGGAGATTACTTTGTAGATAGTTGTACAACATGCAATAGGTCTAAAATCTTTAATATTTTTGGCCTCCTTTGTTTTAGGGATTAACACAATcagagtgtcataccctaattttgacctcccctgagatgtcatacatTCAGACTTTTCATTGGgttcaaaacagatactcagggCAGTCACTTTTTCATCTggtacttaatcgaggatgttcaagaacaaaagagctcaggcaaaggatcaatcaatgaaaGGAATAGTATCCAATACAACCATAGgattcaaaagcttcattctattcacctgtgattgattagacaccaatcaTATGGGCTCAGGTTTGCTTAATTCACCAATCTatggttttgagcccatcagggactgtaatcagggatcacatttgggaaaccctaaaaagctccagggcatctatcaattggttcaaatatattcaattggttcatatgacattatccattgggcattacacttcaattcaagatctacagtcatcaattccatctggtcgacaattagggtttttgacctaattcatctgggtagttgacttttaatcaggacatggatccaaaacacAAAACATGACTTAAGAGCTTCCatcacctcaatataatccattcatatcactcatttgagaaggaggacttgattcattacaaaagaccaaaatttcacttcatctgaaaaaagtcaactgtacaaaatcacctttgacttttagggtttttagttaaaCCATGACTTtggaggatcaatatcatcaatatatgattattaaagtcatttgatcaaagaaattcaagaaaattcatcaaggatcaaaaagtcaggaattagggtttttgagggcattatgggaactcaaaatttcacctacacaactcaaaaaacttccaacatgaaagttgtagatcttgcaaaataaaacaacatctcacaatgcaacttttttcaagaaatcaatcatttaagagatttgggatttggaagttataggccttaaaaacttagaagtttttctaagtgtttttgacctagttttcttccaactttgggctcatttttcacaattttcccaaatgattctgaagaaaccccaaactaataaatttaagtagatgtttagggctttccaaattgtgctcaacctcctccaaattcattttgagctaggagttatgctttttcaaagttggcctcatggagtaaaattataggtcatgtacaatttgaaactttgcaattttgtgcaaatggcttcactaaatgatgttacacgacccataatacatctgcaagcataccatacatccattttcatcattgcataaggattgaagaatattcccaaaaacaaaggcatgtgattatgtaatgattacatttgggagtttatggcaaatggatgaatcaccaattggaatcttctcccaaccaattgaaactctcctctgcatcagaattgtcccctaagatcagaagagatcaatgaatagggagctagctcaaaaatgcaatgatcacatttgcaagatttcttgaatttcttcatggccaagaaaccaaaatgacttcactaagcaagctcactcctctgcaattaCACTAACTCCTTGCCCATAAATACAAGTGCTCTCCTTCATATTAatgacaccaaagcaactccaattcttgctttctccttatctccctcatgcttatggttttcaaaagttctttggcaagaagaatcgaattcttcaaaccagagctcttcttttgaaagtaagcattctaacatctcaaggaggttcattagaggtgatccaagcacctggatcacttatgtaagtggagaaacaccatagtcactctcactttggagcttaagTAGTTGGAGGTCTATACaagaattcagaaggtgtcaaacaaatctaagcacatcaacatgttcctagaggtgtagtgaagctattcagatgcctgcagcacatctgtaaccacagaatcaccaacctccatgttcacttcaagctcaaatagaaggtgtcgagtagagcaattctgaagcattcaagttacaataagcattcagttagcatcaatgagtccccaggaagcttttaggatcattcagccatagccagaagttctccaacatagccatcgacctccattttcagaggtattttttcaaaatctaacactcatatttaagtactcttcttgatatatctcaacaccatttcattcagcatcattagaggactgaaaaccctctatcatcatttatttatcttatagcatagccatttaatttcatttttcaattttagggttcttcatgtctTTTATATAATTCGTTAGTTATAGTTAATTATAGCTTATGTTGGTTACATATTTGAAACCGTGagagaatttagaacaagtttgatgtttacatctttgcaaatggttgagaattgagagagttcagaaattcaaaaatgtttgagctggaggttgaagacgaagatggtgatggcGCCATTCTTTCAAATATAAGGGttttagtttaaaatatatttagttgaatCCGTTtactaaacgaattcatcgtttgcccaaatggcctcacatgcgctcttagtactCTATtgcccacaagtctggggttcgaatccccctcgccccagactttttgattcttttatttttcaatgatttaccacttgtttgaaaacataaccaaatgggtgtgtgttataatcaccaagcgcgcgttggctcagtggtgttattttgagctggtgacttagagggcgtgtgttcaaaccttggaggagacaaacccaattttttaccactattttcttttattttctacacaaacttcacataattatttcacttatcatattaaatcattttctcttcatttttcacacacttgtcttttaatatacctattttatgaataatcaaaaaatcacaaaaatattatttatttgatatatttttattaggtttaaaatggtatgtctttaagtattttaaaatacttttaatacatattttctttaaaatttcaaaacctaaatATCTCATAAGTATTTTAGtaacaaaaccctaatcatttaggtcttaattaggtatagactttgtctttaccctaattaagttgacatttgtcaattttcaaaactattttcaatctccgatcaaacgaACGATctaggttttcagacaacaaaaccttgtatttcctcaactgtttttcataaacagtaaatcatttttattgggcctctaatagagtgtaagtcccaacacctttttcttttattagtttgttttcaaaaaactgtatttacaaaatcctctttctgttttcaaaaacattcttctggtatttgaagggcattattcccggtgaaactcttcagatacctatgtgacctacgtccatcttcacttcttctgttttcaaaaacctttaactgtttatcataaatattcaactgttatcaataaaattgctagtgaggctttgtacatacatcttcaaaggcctcaactccatccaggttaggctttacaagctttcaatttacaatctttgtttaaattagtgtcaaatataaactgtttatatattgtttagaactacgtctgagtgtaaaccttaggacagttaaactatatatatatatatatatatatatatatatatatatatatatatatatatatatatatatatatatatatatattataggactatggcctaggattgagaatgtcttcccggtgaaggctctttcctaattagagatctttagttcaaaccctcaagatgaattattcccggtgaaacatcttgaaaaagccttagaacccaaaataggatacatccacccaagaggaagtattcccggtgaaacctcttacccatttgcttagagccaaaataagttcaaaaccacatagctttctgttgtgctacaacaaggaccctcgatgaccctcgattagcctcctcttgggctttgtacaaggacccacaggcttcttaaaagcattcccagcttcctcttgagcttgtatacaaggacccatcaggtttcttataaacataggaacagatctttagtcaccttttagcctatcctggtgagtttcttcctttttcaaaccaaactttaaacaagctaagaatgtctcaatcccatattgagcacaccttttggaatgagagacatggacagtctatgtcacccttatcttcattaatcttccttagcagattctatgatccatagttatctatcctcaatcagagtcagccttaatcttgggctttaaacaagaagtttcaattagataatctttctgctatcattcataaatccctagaaagggttagcttccaaaaaatcagtcttttaatagataatttcaccagctgagtcaaaacccctggaaagggtcagcctccattcattctttaaaaagataatctcaccagtctcagtcagtaaaagacatatttttttaattaagagtcagccacaattccgggctttgtacagaacaccaaataaaatctatcaaataaatgctctccagctagagtcagcctcaattctgggctttgtacaggacACAAAGacttcttagtttaagtcaatccccagtagagttatctcccagagtcagtaataaaaacaatcaaaagcctcaagcttgggcctcatacaactcagctaaaaaatcaaatctttcaaacaataaatagacatagctcatcttcataggtagatatttctcctatctcaccacaaacaaacaatcatttcaaacaaacaatcatttcaaacattctcccatttaggactcatgaaaggcatgctctggcacacaacccagacttgtacaactttccctaatttggttgagaatatttcattcaagaggcatgtggtcgtcatacttgatcaaccaagtaggctccctctcttaatgaaataattttagcttttctgtcactttaaaaatgtttgtggtggaatagtagaaatacctctctgtaaagatgatttcatgtctctttactataaatagagatttaattcaagcttcaaccttgagcttcaaacaaggcaccaaaaatcattaatctccctaattagttctccgaactacaaaaagctctgacttccattagggatatgtaggcatgaggttcacaaggaatctcagcgagctaataaaaaaccaaaaatagtcagtctgtctttctttcaaatcaattcaattccttctcctaacacaaaggagaaactttcccaataataagcaacaaacacaatcacatagACACGGAGAAGGTTCccatagagtactacagatatgtaaggtgcttaaactcttccctatgtataaccgacctcccggactccagaatttctagtctaggtgaatccccacacttagcaaactcctagggtttatttgagatctttttcccctctcctactcgtaggataattaaaaagtttgtgtgatatcgtaggaagaactgaaacaaaattcatcccgccccgggcgcattctccttccaaatttcgcgtgaaggctctagcgtgccgtcctcccaagtgaaacggggaggtaaaaaaacgacaccacacaaagCACAGTTTATGGCTTTGTACAGTTTCTCCTTATTGAAGAACTCATTCACAGCCTTGGTTACATCTTCCCTTACAATACTCCAagcttttttgaaaaacttggctCCATAACCATCAATCCTCGAGGCTTTAATATCTCCAATGCTATTCAAGGCTTCCCTAATCTCTTCCTCATTGACTGGTTTGCTGAGATA encodes:
- the LOC131595265 gene encoding uncharacterized protein LOC131595265, translating into MTWYKSLPGKSITSWRVLGKLFSRHFTASRRQQKSEASLEAIIQGKDESLRAYIERFNKEAVQVSTTAHMKKFLLERGLRPRSDFAKAVGIETPATLEEFFLKAQAYIQYEEKEAAHAIRNSRHEESSKNVRQDESRRGTDKKKDDKTRDPKDYKAPAGKFREYTPLNASRECILNECANSEFQTGKVRFPKSIPARPNVDKSKFCRFHKGHGRNTEDCIHLKDSIEILIREGHLKQYAKKQEATREAKPVTEEKPAEDTPAMQVAMSVTGRKIFTSLTGPTQQPPIPPIAHGKGSRPQWLYQAGVSAN